The Fictibacillus phosphorivorans genomic sequence AAATCGCTAGACTACCCGAAGGAAGAATCATAATCGCCAAAAATAAAGATACCGTTATCGGTTATGTTACATACGTCTATCCAGATCCGCTTGAACGTTGGTCTGAAGGAAACATGGACAATCTATTAGAACTAGGTGCGATCGAAGTTATACCTGAATATCGGAACTTTAAAGTTGGAAAAACACTATTAAAAGTATCCATGATGGATGATGCCATGGAAGACTATATTATTATCACAACAGAATACTATTGGCACTGGGATTTAAAAGGAACCAAGCTATCCGTTTGGGATTACCGAAAAGTCATGGAAAAAATGATGAACGCAGGCGACCTGGAATATATGGCAACAGATGATCCTGAGATCAGTTCGCATCCGGCCAATTGTTTAATGGTCCGCATCGGAAAAAGAATTGACTTAGACACGATCCAACAGTTTGACCGATTGCGTTTTAAAAATCGTTTTATGTATTAATCCAATCAGTAGACGAGAGAGAAAACAAATGGGAGTGTTGGGAAATGATCGTTCAAAATATGATGCAAAAAAATGTTGTAACGATTCATGAAAACGAAACGATCGGTACAGCCATACAGTTAATGCTTGAAAAAGACATCCGAAACTTACCGGTGATCGACAAAGAAGGAGACTTACTGGGACTTGTAACAGATCGTGAAGTAAAAGATGCGAGTCCTTCTATCTTTCATCAAAATGAGCATCCAGAAGATTTTGAGAAACCGGTTTCGAGCATAATGAAACAAGCTATCTTTTCAGCTCATCCTTTCGACATAGCAGAAGAACTTTCTACAATTTTTTATGAACACAATGTGAGCTGTATTCCCGTGTTGGAAGAGTCGAAGTTAGTTGGTCTAGTAACAGAAAGAGAGATGTTACATGCCTTCATCCTTTTGACAGGTACTCATCAACCGGGATCTCATCTAGAAGTTGTCGTACCGAACGAAGCTGGTGAACTAGCTAAAGTAGCGAGTGTCTTGAAGGATTTCCACTTGAACATCAGCTCGGTTCTCGTCTACCCTTCTCATAATGAGAGAGAGAAGATTATCGTATTTCGCGTGGGAACAATGAACCCGCTTCCAGTCATCGAACACTTAATTGACAACGGCTATGAAGTCAAATGGCCACCTGTTCCGGGTGAACGCGATGAAAAATGATTCTGTATTTGTTTATTCACCAGACCTTTTAGGATATAAGTTCAGTGAGACGCATCCTTTCAACCAGCTAAGAGTACAGCTTGCTTATGAGCTATTAAGAGATTCAGGTTGTTTGGAAGACGATCAAATTATTAAACCTAGACAAGCAACAGATGAAGAAATCATGTTGATCCATGATCCAGGGTATGTGGAAGCTGTAAAGCAGGCTGGAAAAGGACAGCTTAATCGGGAGATCGCTCTAAATTATGGACTCGGCACAGAGGATACACCCATATTCCCAAACATGCATGAAGCGAGCAGTTGGATTGTCGGTGCCACTCTTACAGCCGTAGATCATGTGATGGAGGGAAAAGCCAAGCATGCTCTTAGTCTAAGTGGAGGGCTTCATCATGGGTTTAGAGGAAAAGCTTCTGGGTTCTGTATCTACAATGACAGCTCCATTGCCATTGAATACATGAAACGTAAATATAAAGCGCGTGTTTTATATGTTGATACAGATGCTCATCATGGTGATGGTGTACAATGGGCTTTCTATGATGATCCAGATGTTTGTACCCTTTCCATCCACGAAACAGGGCGCTACTTGTTTCCTGGAACAGGATCGATTCATGAAAAAGGAGCTGGCAAAGGATATGGCTTTTCTTTCAATGTTCCTGTCGATGCCTTTACTGAAGATGAATCCTTCTTAGAGTGCTATGAAAAGAGCTTGTGGGAAGTTGCAGAATTTTTTAAACCGGACGTTATCATTACCCAAAATGGTGTTGACGCTCATTACTACGATCCTTTAACCCACTTATCTGTAACCATGAAAACGTATACAGAAATTCCAAGGATCGCAAAGAAAGTAGCTGAAAAATATTGCGGAGGCCGCTGGATTGCAACAGGCGGTGGCGGTTACGATATTTGGCGTGTCGTTCCGAGAGCGTGGTCTTATTTATGGTGCGTGATGAACGATCAAGCACCTTCCGGACAAATCGCAGAGAACTGGCTAAAGCGTTGGACGAGTGAAGCCAAGCACCCTCTTCCTCCTACATGGGAAGATGAATCCGGAATCTATAAGCCGATTCCAAGAAAAGATGAGATTACATCCAAAAACAGAGCAACATTGGAAAAGAGTTTGTATTCCATTAAAAAGAGTTCATAAAGAAAGAGGACTAGATCATTTAGTCCTCTTTTTCTATGTTTTTAAGCCTGAAAATAGCTGTAGAAGACAAGCATTTTAATGTTTATGTTCATAATTTCACGGTAATCGAAAATAATTTCGCGGATAAAAACTTTTAAACACTTTTCGACAAAACCATTAGACCCACAACAAAAAAAACCGACCCATCCATTGAAGGGTCAGTTAATCAAAGTCACAACTATAAGGATTCGATGATGGTTTCGACCATGTCCGATGAACGGCGTGCAGCTAATGCTGTGAATTCAGCAAAGCTAGCAGGTGCTTCACCATTTGCTTTATCAGAGATCGAACGGATAATCACGAATGGTACTTCATTTAAGAATGAAGCCTGTGCCACTGCTGATCCCTCCATCTCGATACAAGTTCCATTAAAGAGAGCAGAATATACTTCAACCAGTTCACGATCAGCAATAAACTGATCACCGCTTAATACTTTTCCGATCTTCACTTTCGGTCCTTGTAATCGTTCTGCTGCTGTTTCTGCCAGTTTTACTAACTGAGCATCTGCTCTAAATTCAGAATCAAAAG encodes the following:
- a CDS encoding GNAT family N-acetyltransferase → MNHTKTYNCVALKTSHGTITVEGPVSAETLEGLYFHEDLKAFRPANEQKKAVTEIARLPEGRIIIAKNKDTVIGYVTYVYPDPLERWSEGNMDNLLELGAIEVIPEYRNFKVGKTLLKVSMMDDAMEDYIIITTEYYWHWDLKGTKLSVWDYRKVMEKMMNAGDLEYMATDDPEISSHPANCLMVRIGKRIDLDTIQQFDRLRFKNRFMY
- a CDS encoding acetoin utilization AcuB family protein; the protein is MIVQNMMQKNVVTIHENETIGTAIQLMLEKDIRNLPVIDKEGDLLGLVTDREVKDASPSIFHQNEHPEDFEKPVSSIMKQAIFSAHPFDIAEELSTIFYEHNVSCIPVLEESKLVGLVTEREMLHAFILLTGTHQPGSHLEVVVPNEAGELAKVASVLKDFHLNISSVLVYPSHNEREKIIVFRVGTMNPLPVIEHLIDNGYEVKWPPVPGERDEK
- a CDS encoding acetoin utilization protein AcuC produces the protein MKNDSVFVYSPDLLGYKFSETHPFNQLRVQLAYELLRDSGCLEDDQIIKPRQATDEEIMLIHDPGYVEAVKQAGKGQLNREIALNYGLGTEDTPIFPNMHEASSWIVGATLTAVDHVMEGKAKHALSLSGGLHHGFRGKASGFCIYNDSSIAIEYMKRKYKARVLYVDTDAHHGDGVQWAFYDDPDVCTLSIHETGRYLFPGTGSIHEKGAGKGYGFSFNVPVDAFTEDESFLECYEKSLWEVAEFFKPDVIITQNGVDAHYYDPLTHLSVTMKTYTEIPRIAKKVAEKYCGGRWIATGGGGYDIWRVVPRAWSYLWCVMNDQAPSGQIAENWLKRWTSEAKHPLPPTWEDESGIYKPIPRKDEITSKNRATLEKSLYSIKKSS
- a CDS encoding 5'-methylthioadenosine/adenosylhomocysteine nucleosidase, which produces MRIGIIGAMDEEIVYMKEALDIYGESVFAQNKFYEGTHHNKEIVLCKSGVGKVNAAITTQILIDRFQVTHVLFTGVAGALDPELEVGDIVISSSAMQHDMDASALSPDFPKGTIPMFAFDSEFRADAQLVKLAETAAERLQGPKVKIGKVLSGDQFIADRELVEVYSALFNGTCIEMEGSAVAQASFLNEVPFVIIRSISDKANGEAPASFAEFTALAARRSSDMVETIIESL